The following coding sequences are from one candidate division WOR-3 bacterium window:
- a CDS encoding DUF4416 family protein, translating into MKPARLILALLARNQDSIAKAEPLLTQGFGNILLRSETIDWNFSNYYEPEMGKNLIRVWLCFQPIVNPAQLKDFKRIAMVIEDRLRDEQGNRTINLDPGILTLHNLVLATTKDYSHRIPIDTGLYAELTLIYHQGRYQPLAWTYPDYQTQTCLNFLSACRQTLLFHSN; encoded by the coding sequence ATGAAGCCCGCACGCCTCATCCTTGCCCTCCTTGCCCGCAACCAGGATTCAATCGCAAAAGCCGAGCCCCTGCTCACCCAGGGGTTTGGCAACATTCTCTTGCGCAGCGAGACCATTGACTGGAACTTCTCCAACTATTACGAGCCCGAGATGGGCAAAAACCTTATCCGGGTCTGGCTCTGCTTTCAACCCATTGTCAACCCTGCGCAACTAAAGGATTTCAAAAGAATAGCGATGGTCATTGAAGACCGGCTCCGCGACGAACAGGGCAACCGGACAATCAACCTTGACCCTGGCATCTTAACCCTGCACAACCTTGTCCTTGCCACCACCAAAGACTACTCCCATCGCATCCCTATAGATACCGGTCTTTATGCGGAACTAACACTTATCTACCACCAGGGCAGATATCAGCCCCTTGCCTGGACATATCCTGACTACCAGACCCAAACCTGCCTCAACTTCCTCTCCGCCTGCCGCCAAACCCTGCTCTTTCATTCCAACTAA
- the scpB gene encoding SMC-Scp complex subunit ScpB: MSAEQDTLALEKVVEALLFAADGPLTLARLAEITSTPDEQIRQAIDNLNNSYAATGRSFRISRVAQGFQLYTLPEYADWIRKLYQHTRIQRLSTAALEVLAIVAYKQPVTRPEIEQLRGVDCSGPLLTLLERGLIVTAGRAHRPGNPFLYRTTKEFLRYFGLESLDDLPSLEELGAFLASRQPETENTQPET; the protein is encoded by the coding sequence ATGAGCGCTGAGCAGGACACCTTAGCCCTGGAAAAGGTTGTTGAGGCGCTTCTGTTTGCGGCTGATGGACCCCTGACCCTTGCCCGGCTCGCCGAGATAACCTCAACCCCTGACGAACAAATCCGTCAGGCGATTGACAACCTGAATAACAGTTATGCCGCTACCGGCAGGTCGTTTCGCATCAGCCGCGTTGCCCAGGGGTTTCAACTCTACACCCTGCCCGAATATGCCGACTGGATAAGAAAGCTCTACCAGCACACCCGTATCCAGCGCCTCTCAACCGCGGCGCTTGAGGTCCTGGCAATTGTTGCCTACAAACAGCCGGTAACCCGACCCGAGATTGAACAGCTCCGCGGTGTTGACTGCTCTGGACCCCTCCTCACCCTTTTGGAGCGCGGTCTCATTGTCACCGCGGGCAGGGCGCATCGACCTGGCAACCCCTTTCTCTATCGCACCACCAAGGAGTTTCTCCGCTACTTCGGGCTTGAGTCCCTTGACGACCTGCCCAGCCTTGAGGAACTGGGTGCCTTCCTTGCCTCAAGACAGCCCGAGACCGAAAACACCCAGCCCGAAACCTGA
- a CDS encoding aspartate kinase: MALIVQKYGGSSVADINRIRNVAKRVVLRRRAGDRVVVVVSAMGETTDRLEQLARTVNPEPDPRELDMLLTAGERQTMALLALAIMGYGYPAQSFTGSQIGIITDRFHADARIQEIRLFRLIEALKNGKIPIVAGFQGVSEDKEITTLGRGGSDVTAVALAAALKADACELYKDVDGIFTENPSEFPGAKPVKEITFTELAELAQAGAEVIHPRACALAEKYRVPLRIRSSFTNKRGTMVIERKMAKMEKAFVRAITHQHKLARVALIDVAKKRRCLHQVITRLAGARIPVLFFSHGITHHDRFDLSFIIPEEDLNTARTIMEKLMKEVKAQGLDIATDLAAVSLVGPGVGTDTEILSGTLDTLHQAQVHLEAFALTATRLTCFLRRPHLKVAIAALLARFRLRREG; this comes from the coding sequence ATGGCACTCATCGTCCAGAAATACGGCGGCTCCTCGGTTGCCGACATCAACCGCATCCGCAATGTTGCCAAAAGGGTTGTCCTGCGGCGACGCGCCGGTGACCGGGTGGTGGTGGTGGTTTCGGCGATGGGTGAAACAACCGACCGCCTTGAACAACTCGCCCGAACCGTCAACCCCGAGCCTGACCCGCGCGAACTGGATATGCTCTTAACCGCGGGCGAGCGCCAGACAATGGCGCTTCTGGCACTGGCGATAATGGGCTATGGCTATCCCGCCCAGTCCTTTACCGGTTCCCAGATTGGCATCATCACCGACCGCTTCCATGCCGATGCCCGCATCCAGGAGATCAGACTGTTCCGCCTGATTGAGGCGCTGAAGAACGGCAAGATCCCCATCGTCGCCGGCTTTCAGGGTGTGAGTGAGGACAAAGAGATAACCACCTTGGGCAGGGGCGGCTCAGATGTCACCGCGGTTGCCCTTGCCGCCGCGCTCAAAGCGGACGCCTGCGAACTCTACAAGGATGTTGACGGCATCTTCACCGAAAACCCCTCAGAGTTTCCCGGTGCAAAACCGGTGAAGGAAATCACCTTTACCGAACTGGCAGAACTGGCACAGGCGGGCGCAGAGGTGATTCACCCCCGTGCCTGTGCCCTTGCGGAGAAATACCGCGTGCCTTTAAGGATTCGTTCATCATTTACCAATAAGCGAGGAACTATGGTCATAGAAAGAAAAATGGCAAAGATGGAAAAGGCGTTTGTCCGGGCGATAACCCACCAGCACAAACTCGCCCGGGTTGCGCTCATTGATGTTGCCAAAAAAAGGCGCTGCCTGCATCAGGTCATCACCCGCCTGGCAGGGGCAAGGATTCCGGTACTCTTCTTCAGCCACGGCATTACCCATCACGACCGCTTTGACCTCTCCTTCATCATCCCGGAGGAGGACCTCAACACCGCCCGCACGATTATGGAAAAACTGATGAAGGAGGTAAAGGCACAGGGGCTGGATATCGCTACCGACCTTGCCGCGGTCTCCCTTGTTGGTCCGGGCGTGGGCACCGACACCGAAATCCTTTCCGGGACCCTTGACACCCTCCATCAGGCACAGGTTCACCTTGAAGCCTTTGCCCTCACCGCCACCAGGCTCACCTGCTTTCTCAGGCGCCCCCATCTGAAGGTGGCAATCGCCGCCCTCCTTGCCCGTTTCCGGCTGAGAAGGGAGGGGTAG
- a CDS encoding aminotransferase class I/II-fold pyridoxal phosphate-dependent enzyme codes for MQKPFANRLKTIPPYLFAELDVLKAKQRAGLIDLGEGNPDLPVARAILLALRAALKKKENHRYPTYAGKPSVRQAVARWYKKRFGVHLDPEKEVVLLIGSKEGAAHLIWALADENDKIAVCDPNYPVYLNQTRLAGAIPVTLPLEEKNGFLPDLDLIKSLAPRLKLLCLNYPNNPTAACAPLPFYQEVINLALKFGFYVINDNVYSEIYFTEPPPSILQVPDAINCAVELHSLSKTFSIPGWRIGMAVGNRDILAALLKIKQNVDSGPFGAIQDACAFALKNYPRLAQTTRKIYHRRALLFCTLLNRSGWQVQSPQATFYLWAKLPPGFQERQRGSSSFAFTLALLENCRVVTAPGIGFGRYGEGYVRFALVVPDKKLQEAARRINSWLKSTGIT; via the coding sequence ATGCAAAAACCTTTTGCCAATCGGCTAAAAACCATTCCACCTTACCTTTTTGCCGAACTGGATGTTCTCAAGGCAAAACAGCGCGCCGGTCTCATTGACTTAGGTGAAGGCAACCCTGACCTGCCTGTTGCCAGAGCCATCCTTCTTGCCCTGCGTGCCGCGCTCAAAAAAAAGGAAAACCACCGCTACCCCACCTATGCCGGCAAACCTTCGGTGCGGCAGGCGGTCGCCAGGTGGTACAAAAAAAGGTTCGGTGTGCACCTTGACCCGGAAAAAGAGGTGGTACTATTAATCGGCTCAAAAGAAGGTGCCGCCCATCTCATCTGGGCGCTTGCGGACGAAAATGACAAAATCGCGGTCTGCGACCCCAACTACCCGGTCTATCTCAACCAGACCAGGCTTGCCGGTGCGATCCCGGTGACCTTACCGCTTGAAGAGAAAAATGGCTTTCTCCCTGACCTTGACCTCATTAAAAGTCTTGCCCCACGGCTCAAACTCCTCTGCCTCAACTACCCCAACAATCCCACCGCGGCCTGTGCCCCGCTTCCGTTCTATCAGGAGGTCATCAACCTTGCCCTCAAATTCGGCTTCTATGTCATTAACGACAATGTCTACTCAGAAATCTATTTTACCGAGCCACCACCAAGCATCCTTCAGGTTCCGGATGCGATTAACTGTGCGGTAGAGCTTCACTCCCTTTCCAAAACCTTTTCCATTCCGGGCTGGCGCATCGGCATGGCGGTTGGCAACCGGGATATCCTTGCCGCACTCTTAAAAATCAAACAGAATGTTGACTCCGGTCCATTCGGTGCGATTCAGGACGCCTGTGCATTTGCCCTGAAAAACTACCCTCGCCTTGCCCAAACCACAAGAAAGATTTATCACCGCCGTGCCTTGCTCTTCTGCACTCTCCTCAACCGCTCCGGCTGGCAGGTTCAATCTCCGCAGGCAACATTTTACCTCTGGGCAAAACTGCCCCCAGGTTTTCAGGAGCGCCAGCGCGGCTCCTCTTCATTCGCATTTACCCTTGCCCTCCTTGAAAACTGCCGGGTTGTTACCGCACCGGGCATCGGCTTTGGCAGATACGGTGAGGGTTATGTCCGCTTTGCCCTTGTTGTTCCTGACAAAAAGCTCCAAGAGGCGGCAAGGCGCATCAACTCCTGGCTCAAATCAACCGGCATCACCTAA